The following are from one region of the Amycolatopsis sp. QT-25 genome:
- a CDS encoding GAF domain-containing protein produces MDPTLAARALSAATEITGTALSGEDPGDVLETVVARAVELAEADLGLVMVRADDGQVVAEAAHGDTTHGLRGLAFSADSAAGQVARGGKPVVSEDFTVDPRTAPFVPPELRGFGPFAASAFGAGGRVLGALTVYRRHGGEPFSASTVEVLTAFAAQAGVVLALAEGANARHRVTLYQERERIARELHDVIVQRLYGAGMQLDRVRKNMRKRFAQADGARLSEAIDQLDQTIEEIRGTVRALRSPEPANETVTATDLAESARGEVRVAGELLGYPPTLELSGELADIPAEQADHIRAALREALSNVVRHSGASETRVTLSRDAEGVKLRVRDNGSGVPQGVAKRGLRHLAERATTSGGRFSINSSPSLGTLVAFDVPLDQIG; encoded by the coding sequence ATGGATCCCACGCTTGCCGCGCGCGCACTGTCCGCCGCCACCGAGATCACCGGCACCGCCCTGTCCGGCGAAGACCCGGGCGACGTGCTGGAGACCGTGGTCGCCCGCGCCGTCGAACTGGCCGAGGCCGACCTCGGTCTCGTCATGGTGCGCGCGGACGACGGCCAGGTGGTCGCCGAGGCCGCGCACGGGGACACCACCCACGGCCTTCGAGGGCTGGCCTTTTCCGCCGATTCCGCCGCGGGCCAGGTCGCCAGGGGCGGGAAACCGGTGGTCAGCGAGGACTTCACCGTCGATCCCCGCACGGCGCCGTTCGTCCCGCCGGAGCTCCGGGGATTCGGGCCGTTCGCGGCGTCGGCGTTCGGCGCGGGCGGGCGCGTCCTCGGCGCGCTCACCGTGTACCGCCGTCACGGTGGGGAACCGTTCTCCGCCAGCACGGTCGAGGTCCTGACGGCCTTCGCGGCGCAGGCGGGCGTGGTGCTCGCGCTGGCCGAGGGTGCCAACGCGCGGCACCGCGTGACGCTGTACCAAGAGCGCGAACGCATCGCGCGCGAGCTGCACGACGTCATCGTGCAGCGCCTCTACGGCGCCGGGATGCAGCTCGACCGCGTCCGCAAGAACATGCGGAAGCGGTTCGCGCAGGCCGACGGCGCGCGGCTGTCCGAGGCGATCGACCAGCTCGATCAGACCATCGAAGAGATCCGCGGCACCGTGCGCGCTCTGCGCAGCCCGGAACCCGCGAACGAGACGGTCACCGCCACCGACCTCGCCGAATCCGCGCGGGGTGAGGTGCGCGTCGCGGGCGAGCTGCTCGGCTACCCGCCGACCCTCGAACTCTCGGGGGAACTGGCCGACATCCCCGCCGAGCAGGCGGACCACATCCGCGCCGCCCTGCGCGAAGCACTGTCCAATGTGGTCAGGCACTCCGGGGCGAGCGAAACCCGCGTGACACTGAGCCGTGACGCGGAAGGCGTCAAACTTCGCGTGCGGGACAACGGATCCGGCGTGCCGCAAGGGGTCGCCAAGCGCGGGCTCCGCCATCTCGCCGAACGCGCGACGACGTCGGGTGGGCGCTTTTCGATCAATTCTTCGCCGAGTCTGGGGACTTTGGTCGCTTTCGACGTTCCGCTCGACCAAATCGGGTGA
- a CDS encoding TMEM165/GDT1 family protein, with protein sequence MLALISAFGLVLAVELPDKTLVATLVLTTRFRAWPVFAGVTAAFAVQCAIAATFGSVLTLLPETLVTAIVAAMFGIGAFMLLREGFKPGKDGGEDASRSGPSPATFFRSALTSFGVLFAAEWGDASQLATASLTARFGNPFAVALGSFVALVAVAGLAVFIGAKVRSRIRPKLIQRVAGFVFAGFSLFALTQLVF encoded by the coding sequence ATGCTGGCGCTGATCAGCGCGTTCGGCCTGGTGCTGGCCGTGGAACTGCCGGACAAGACCCTCGTCGCCACCCTGGTTCTCACCACTCGTTTCCGTGCCTGGCCGGTATTCGCCGGGGTCACCGCCGCATTCGCCGTGCAATGCGCGATCGCCGCCACCTTCGGCAGTGTGCTCACTTTGCTGCCGGAGACACTGGTGACCGCGATCGTCGCCGCGATGTTCGGTATCGGCGCGTTCATGCTCCTCCGTGAAGGGTTCAAGCCGGGCAAAGACGGCGGAGAGGACGCGTCGCGTTCCGGGCCGAGCCCCGCGACCTTCTTCCGCTCCGCGCTGACGTCGTTCGGCGTGCTGTTCGCCGCCGAATGGGGTGACGCCTCCCAGCTCGCGACGGCCAGTCTCACGGCCCGCTTCGGCAATCCGTTCGCTGTCGCGCTCGGCTCCTTCGTGGCGTTGGTCGCCGTCGCCGGGCTCGCCGTCTTCATCGGCGCGAAGGTCCGCAGCCGGATCCGTCCCAAGCTCATCCAGCGTGTGGCCGGTTTCGTCTTCGCCGGGTTCTCGCTGTTCGCGCTCACCCAGCTGGTGTTCTGA
- a CDS encoding histidine phosphatase family protein → MRTVHVVTHPEATHHVDRLVGGWFDSELTPAGERAAAAVAESLRARVPEEVELYSSDLRRTARTAEVIGERLGVTPVLDRRLREKSYGEAGGRPQEWLESRFVPPPAVGDRLGHDEGIPGAETKGAMAARVYAAVESILESRCEHQIVVTHGGALTFVIAAWIRMPLESAGYVDFRGSPGSVTVLREDDYFHNRQVVTLAGGW, encoded by the coding sequence ATGCGCACCGTTCACGTAGTCACCCATCCGGAGGCCACCCATCACGTCGATCGCCTCGTGGGCGGATGGTTCGACTCCGAGCTCACCCCCGCGGGCGAACGCGCGGCCGCCGCCGTCGCCGAATCGCTGCGGGCGAGGGTGCCGGAAGAGGTGGAGCTCTACTCCTCGGATCTGCGCCGCACCGCGCGGACGGCCGAGGTGATCGGCGAACGGCTCGGCGTGACCCCGGTCCTGGACCGGCGGCTGCGCGAGAAGTCGTACGGGGAAGCCGGTGGCAGGCCGCAGGAGTGGCTGGAGAGCCGGTTCGTCCCGCCGCCCGCCGTCGGCGATCGGCTGGGACACGACGAAGGCATCCCCGGCGCCGAGACGAAAGGCGCCATGGCAGCGAGGGTGTACGCGGCCGTGGAGTCGATTCTGGAGAGCCGCTGCGAGCATCAGATCGTCGTCACGCACGGTGGCGCGCTCACCTTCGTGATCGCCGCTTGGATCCGGATGCCGCTCGAGTCGGCCGGGTATGTCGATTTCCGTGGTTCACCCGGCAGCGTCACGGTGCTTCGCGAAGACGACTACTTCCACAACCGGCAGGTCGTGACGCTCGCCGGTGGTTGGTAG
- the cydD gene encoding thiol reductant ABC exporter subunit CydD, translating to MTELPGRGTLSAKESTRDPARPGKGPLGALAPLSSAARRALILSGILSFVNAILLVGQAFLLADVLSAVVRGTPGDRTAQLAVLLALVAGRASAGWAVRIVSVRAAARAKEELRAKALEHALKLGPEWIARRGHGELTSLTTKGLDALDAYFTQYLPALVTAAIVPLAAGAAILFADWPSAVLVVLTVPLVPLFAILIGKHTAERVAEAADAEQRLSGQLLELVRALPILSAFRRAEAQAETVRKISERHRRTTLETLKVAFASAFALELIATLSVALVAVVIGVRLVSGELPLAIGLGVLILVPECYQPLRAVGAAFHASEDGVEAVRRVADVLAEPLPPHGSETPAQREIDVRGLRVARRGGFAPDGETFSVRPGEITWLRAPSGGGKSTTLATLLGFVQAHDGTITVGGTDLADADPERWRESVAWVPQSPVFGGGTVREEVGADDLLSELGLSGLAERPVSKLSQGQQQRVAVARALVRVRSGAWLLLLDEPTAHLDEVNAGLVMTAVRKAVDDGAAAIIAAHERGAAVDMSIMTTAEAGIVEDLRQVQPLPWRELLHPRFFGGALLGAAALLAGVALTALSGWLIAKASQQPPILTLTVLIVGVRTFGLGRAGLRYLERLVTHDAAFRIAGSLRVRLWKSLVRLGPARALRAGEEQRRLVGDTDTVRDLLPRVITPLVVVALVAIGAVAVQTAVLPAAGLALAVAVLVSAVAPLLALWTERRATSALAAGRRSVSAQVLSLFEAAAELIAYGVDKERRRRIAATDAALTAEARRQAFGAGAADALIILATGAATVVSTGFVVSAVAAGALDPVFAPVVALVPLALAEVFSLLPPAAQHWDTLRQARLRLAACNESVLHRKIGNEGTFHSTGGVRIRNADLGWPGTERPVLTGVDLDIAPGTHVAVIGPSGAGKSTLVAALLGFLDPSKGEVAAPENVAWAPQEPMLVSTTVAENLRLARPAASEAELRKALYQAVLEDVELTTMLDSAGAGLSGGQAQRVALARAVLGAARADLVLLDEPTAHLDEPTARTVRERLGEAFAGKTVVHVTHNAAEAVDADVILEVREGRVTARTRAGAG from the coding sequence ATGACCGAACTTCCCGGCCGCGGCACCCTTTCCGCCAAGGAGTCCACAAGGGACCCAGCGCGACCGGGGAAGGGTCCGCTCGGCGCGCTGGCTCCGCTTTCGAGTGCGGCGCGCCGGGCGTTGATCCTCAGTGGAATCCTTTCCTTCGTCAACGCGATCTTGCTGGTGGGCCAGGCTTTCCTGCTGGCCGACGTGCTCTCCGCGGTCGTCCGCGGAACACCGGGGGACCGCACCGCCCAGCTGGCCGTACTGCTCGCGCTCGTCGCGGGCCGTGCGTCGGCCGGCTGGGCGGTGCGGATCGTTTCCGTTCGCGCGGCCGCCCGCGCGAAGGAGGAGTTGCGCGCGAAGGCGCTCGAGCACGCCTTGAAACTCGGCCCGGAGTGGATCGCGCGCCGCGGTCACGGCGAGCTGACGTCGTTGACCACCAAGGGGCTCGACGCGCTCGACGCCTACTTCACCCAGTACCTCCCGGCGCTGGTCACCGCCGCGATCGTGCCGCTCGCCGCCGGTGCCGCGATCCTGTTCGCCGACTGGCCGTCGGCCGTGCTCGTCGTGCTCACCGTGCCGTTGGTGCCACTGTTCGCGATCCTGATCGGCAAGCACACCGCCGAGCGGGTCGCCGAAGCCGCGGACGCCGAGCAACGGCTTTCGGGGCAGCTGCTGGAACTCGTCCGCGCGCTGCCGATCCTCAGCGCGTTCCGCCGCGCCGAAGCGCAGGCCGAGACGGTGCGGAAGATTTCCGAACGCCATCGCCGCACGACGCTCGAAACGTTGAAAGTCGCGTTCGCGTCCGCGTTCGCGCTGGAATTGATCGCGACGCTTTCGGTCGCGCTGGTCGCGGTCGTCATCGGTGTCCGGCTGGTCTCCGGCGAACTGCCGCTCGCCATCGGGCTCGGCGTGCTGATCCTCGTGCCGGAGTGTTACCAGCCGCTGCGCGCGGTCGGCGCCGCGTTCCACGCCAGCGAAGACGGCGTCGAGGCCGTGCGCCGGGTCGCGGACGTGCTCGCGGAGCCTTTGCCGCCCCACGGTTCCGAGACACCCGCCCAGCGCGAAATCGACGTCCGTGGACTGCGCGTCGCCAGGCGGGGAGGATTCGCGCCCGACGGGGAGACGTTCAGCGTCCGGCCCGGGGAGATCACCTGGTTGCGCGCGCCCAGCGGTGGCGGCAAATCGACGACGCTCGCCACGCTGCTCGGTTTCGTGCAGGCGCACGACGGCACGATCACCGTCGGCGGTACCGACCTCGCCGACGCCGATCCGGAGCGGTGGCGCGAAAGCGTCGCCTGGGTGCCGCAGTCGCCGGTGTTCGGCGGAGGCACGGTCCGCGAGGAGGTCGGCGCCGACGACCTGCTCAGCGAACTCGGCCTCTCAGGACTCGCGGAACGGCCGGTTTCGAAGCTGTCGCAGGGACAACAGCAGCGTGTCGCGGTGGCGCGTGCCCTGGTGCGGGTCCGGTCGGGCGCGTGGCTGCTCCTGCTCGACGAACCCACCGCCCATCTCGACGAGGTCAACGCCGGACTGGTCATGACCGCGGTCCGCAAGGCCGTCGACGACGGGGCCGCAGCGATCATCGCCGCCCACGAGCGCGGCGCTGCTGTCGACATGTCGATCATGACGACGGCCGAAGCCGGAATCGTCGAGGACCTCCGGCAAGTCCAGCCGCTGCCCTGGCGCGAGCTGCTGCACCCCCGGTTCTTCGGCGGCGCGCTGCTCGGTGCCGCCGCCTTGCTGGCCGGGGTCGCGCTGACCGCACTTTCGGGTTGGTTGATCGCCAAGGCTTCGCAACAGCCGCCGATCCTCACTCTGACGGTGCTGATCGTCGGCGTGCGGACGTTCGGCCTCGGCCGGGCGGGGCTGCGTTACCTCGAACGGCTGGTCACGCACGACGCCGCGTTCCGGATCGCCGGGAGCCTGCGCGTCCGGCTGTGGAAGTCGCTGGTGCGGCTCGGGCCGGCACGCGCGCTTCGGGCCGGGGAGGAACAGCGGCGGCTGGTCGGGGACACCGACACCGTGCGCGACCTGCTCCCGCGGGTGATCACGCCGTTGGTCGTGGTCGCGCTGGTGGCCATCGGTGCCGTCGCGGTCCAGACCGCCGTGCTGCCGGCAGCCGGCCTCGCGCTGGCCGTGGCCGTGCTGGTCAGCGCGGTCGCGCCGCTGCTCGCGCTGTGGACGGAACGTCGCGCGACCAGTGCGCTGGCCGCCGGACGGCGTTCGGTGTCGGCACAGGTGCTGAGCCTGTTCGAGGCCGCCGCCGAACTGATCGCCTACGGGGTCGACAAAGAGCGACGTCGTCGAATCGCCGCCACCGACGCCGCACTGACCGCCGAAGCGCGGCGGCAGGCTTTCGGTGCCGGCGCGGCCGATGCCCTGATCATCCTGGCGACGGGGGCCGCCACCGTCGTGAGCACCGGGTTCGTCGTGAGTGCCGTCGCCGCCGGTGCGCTCGACCCGGTTTTCGCGCCTGTGGTCGCCCTGGTGCCGCTCGCGCTGGCGGAGGTCTTCTCCCTTCTTCCGCCCGCGGCGCAGCACTGGGACACCCTGCGCCAGGCCCGTCTGCGCCTCGCCGCGTGCAATGAAAGCGTCCTTCATCGCAAAATTGGCAATGAAGGGACCTTTCATAGCACCGGCGGGGTGCGGATCCGGAACGCCGACCTCGGCTGGCCCGGCACCGAGCGCCCGGTCCTCACCGGAGTCGACCTCGACATCGCGCCCGGAACGCACGTCGCCGTCATCGGCCCGAGCGGTGCCGGGAAGTCGACGCTCGTCGCGGCCCTGCTCGGCTTCCTCGACCCGAGCAAGGGCGAGGTCGCCGCACCCGAGAACGTCGCCTGGGCACCGCAGGAACCGATGCTCGTCTCGACCACGGTCGCTGAGAACCTGCGCCTCGCGCGGCCGGCGGCTTCCGAGGCCGAGCTGCGGAAAGCGTTGTATCAGGCCGTTCTCGAGGACGTCGAGCTCACCACGATGCTCGACAGCGCGGGCGCCGGATTGTCCGGCGGGCAGGCACAACGGGTCGCGCTGGCGCGTGCCGTCCTCGGCGCCGCGCGAGCCGATCTCGTCCTGCTCGACGAGCCCACCGCCCATCTCGACGAACCGACCGCACGCACCGTGCGTGAACGGCTCGGCGAGGCGTTCGCCGGGAAGACCGTCGTCCACGTCACGCACAACGCCGCCGAAGCCGTCGACGCGGACGTGATCCTGGAAGTGCGGGAGGGCCGGGTCACAGCGCGGACACGGGCCGGAGCGGGCTAA
- a CDS encoding cytochrome ubiquinol oxidase subunit I: MEVLDLARWQFGITTVYHFLMVPLTIGLSVLVAGMQTAWVRTGDRRYLKMTKFWGKLLLVNFAMGVVTGIVQEFQFGMNWSAYSRFVGDVFGAPLAMEGLVAFFVESTFLGLWIFGWDKLPKKVHLACAWAYSLATVASAYFILAANSWMQHPVGVEFVDGKPTMNSIWAVLTNNTALAAIPHTLAGAFSVAAAFLVGVAGWQLWRTRSEDDEHRSVWRSSLRLGGWTGVVAFAVLAITGDVQGKLMFEQQPMKMASAEALCHTEKPASFSIIAIGDVSGANCEDVKTFNVPALLSFLAHNDFSTEVKGVENLVTEYQAKYGTNYPDDPQLGSLAGKPIDYVPNLPVTYWGFRVMIGFGAMSAGIGLLALWLTRRGRIPGQRWFPWLVLGGIATPFIGNSAGWIFTEMGRQPFVVVPNPTGVDGVWMFTAQAVSKLSTGEVWTSLIALTTVYAVLGLVEVFLMRKYVRGGVDAVMPPRKPASTSKNGDPEGGDNDDDALAFAY, encoded by the coding sequence GTGGAGGTTCTCGATCTCGCTCGGTGGCAGTTCGGCATAACCACCGTCTATCACTTCCTGATGGTCCCGCTGACCATCGGGCTTTCGGTCCTGGTCGCCGGGATGCAGACGGCGTGGGTCCGGACCGGTGACCGGCGCTACCTGAAGATGACCAAGTTCTGGGGGAAACTCCTGCTGGTCAACTTCGCGATGGGCGTGGTCACCGGCATCGTGCAGGAGTTCCAGTTCGGGATGAACTGGAGTGCGTACTCGCGGTTCGTCGGCGACGTCTTCGGCGCGCCGCTGGCGATGGAAGGGCTCGTCGCGTTCTTCGTCGAGTCGACCTTCCTCGGGCTGTGGATCTTCGGCTGGGACAAGCTGCCGAAGAAGGTCCACCTGGCGTGCGCGTGGGCGTATTCGCTGGCGACCGTGGCGTCCGCCTACTTCATCCTGGCGGCGAACTCGTGGATGCAGCATCCGGTCGGGGTCGAATTCGTCGACGGGAAGCCGACGATGAACTCGATCTGGGCGGTGCTGACGAACAACACCGCGCTGGCCGCGATCCCGCACACGCTGGCGGGGGCCTTCTCGGTGGCGGCCGCGTTCCTGGTCGGTGTGGCGGGCTGGCAGCTGTGGCGCACACGTTCGGAGGACGACGAGCACCGCTCGGTGTGGCGTTCGTCGTTGCGTCTCGGCGGCTGGACCGGCGTGGTGGCGTTCGCGGTGCTCGCGATCACCGGCGACGTGCAGGGCAAGCTGATGTTCGAGCAGCAGCCGATGAAGATGGCGTCGGCGGAAGCGTTGTGCCATACGGAGAAACCGGCGAGTTTCTCGATCATCGCGATCGGTGACGTGAGCGGTGCCAACTGCGAGGACGTCAAGACGTTCAACGTGCCCGCCCTGCTCTCGTTCCTGGCGCACAACGACTTCTCGACCGAGGTCAAGGGTGTGGAGAACCTGGTCACCGAGTATCAGGCGAAGTACGGCACGAACTACCCGGACGACCCGCAGCTCGGTTCGCTCGCGGGCAAGCCGATCGACTACGTGCCCAACCTGCCGGTGACCTACTGGGGCTTCCGCGTGATGATCGGATTCGGCGCGATGTCGGCCGGGATCGGCTTGCTCGCGCTGTGGCTGACCCGGCGCGGGCGGATCCCCGGGCAGCGGTGGTTCCCGTGGCTAGTGCTCGGCGGCATCGCGACCCCGTTCATCGGCAACAGCGCCGGCTGGATCTTCACGGAGATGGGTCGTCAGCCGTTCGTGGTGGTGCCGAACCCGACCGGTGTCGACGGCGTGTGGATGTTCACCGCGCAAGCGGTCTCGAAGTTGTCCACAGGCGAGGTGTGGACGTCGCTGATCGCGCTGACGACCGTCTACGCGGTGCTCGGCCTCGTCGAAGTCTTCCTGATGCGCAAGTACGTCCGCGGCGGCGTCGACGCCGTCATGCCACCGCGAAAACCGGCCTCGACCAGCAAGAACGGCGACCCCGAAGGCGGTGACAACGATGACGACGCGTTGGCTTTCGCCTACTGA
- a CDS encoding S41 family peptidase, translating into MDEGARIEGVCRRLKEHYVFPDVAEKLAVLLRSKLVKGAYAGLDDQAFAVAVTQDLQSVNGDKHLRLRHHVDPLPEVNGESSDPEQFRREAELDGHGIASARRLAGNVGYLETKLFYGPDIAGEALAAAMTLLATTDALIIDVRENRGGAPTAVALLISYLVDEPTHFNSIYLRDGDVTNQFWTLPYVPGRKFGVDKPVWVLTGPTTFSGAEDLSYSLQQLGRAKTVGAVTGGGANPRRQYKVDTRLDVTVPGGRAVNPVTGTNWEGVGVQPDIAVDVEAAFDTAYALALAHVLTLGETGVRRQVADEARLTLAGLG; encoded by the coding sequence ATGGATGAGGGAGCACGGATCGAAGGCGTGTGCAGGCGGCTGAAGGAGCATTATGTGTTCCCCGACGTCGCCGAGAAGCTGGCGGTGCTGTTGCGGTCGAAGTTGGTCAAGGGCGCGTACGCGGGGCTCGACGACCAGGCGTTCGCCGTCGCGGTCACCCAGGACCTGCAGTCGGTCAACGGGGACAAACATCTGCGGCTACGGCATCACGTCGATCCGTTGCCCGAAGTGAACGGGGAGTCGTCCGATCCCGAGCAGTTCCGGCGCGAAGCGGAACTGGACGGGCACGGCATCGCGTCGGCGCGACGACTGGCCGGGAACGTCGGGTATCTGGAGACCAAGCTGTTCTACGGGCCGGACATCGCCGGTGAGGCGCTGGCCGCCGCGATGACCTTGCTCGCGACCACCGACGCGCTGATCATCGACGTCCGGGAGAACCGGGGCGGGGCTCCGACGGCGGTCGCGCTGCTGATCAGTTACCTGGTCGACGAGCCGACCCACTTCAACAGCATCTATCTGCGCGACGGTGACGTGACCAACCAGTTCTGGACGCTGCCGTACGTACCGGGGCGGAAGTTCGGCGTGGACAAGCCGGTGTGGGTGCTGACCGGACCGACGACGTTCTCCGGTGCCGAGGACCTGAGTTATTCGTTGCAGCAACTGGGGCGGGCGAAGACGGTCGGCGCGGTCACCGGCGGTGGGGCCAACCCGCGACGACAGTACAAAGTGGACACCCGGCTGGATGTCACCGTCCCGGGTGGACGGGCCGTGAACCCGGTCACGGGGACCAACTGGGAAGGCGTCGGCGTCCAGCCTGACATCGCCGTCGATGTCGAGGCCGCTTTCGACACGGCGTATGCGCTGGCGCTGGCCCATGTGCTGACGCTGGGGGAGACGGGTGTGCGGCGGCAGGTCGCCGATGAGGCGCGACTCACGCTCGCGGGCCTCGGCTGA
- the cydB gene encoding cytochrome d ubiquinol oxidase subunit II produces the protein MTLETIWFCVIALFWLGYLFLEGFDFGVGMLMPVLAKDDTERRVMVNTIGPVWDGNEVWLIVAAGAMFAAFPGWYASLFSAAYLPLLLVLLALIGRGVAFDYRGKVDSDRWRRNWDRVIGIGSWIPPFGVGLLLATTVLGLPLDADGDRVGGAFAAVRLETLLGAVAVVGFSLVHGAAFLALKTEGGLRRRARNLATRLLPVALLPLLAFLVLVQLRSGDLGTLLLIGVAVLAAVLAWFKIHSGREGQAFAALGGVIAASAAAIFLALYPNVLPSTVDSANTLTIAGEASSPYTLTVMTWAAVFGAPAVLIYQSWTYWVFRKRIGTRHIPPVHLP, from the coding sequence ATGACCCTCGAAACGATCTGGTTCTGCGTCATCGCTCTGTTCTGGCTCGGCTACCTCTTCCTCGAAGGCTTCGACTTCGGCGTCGGCATGCTCATGCCGGTCCTCGCGAAGGACGACACCGAGCGCCGCGTCATGGTCAACACGATCGGCCCGGTCTGGGACGGCAACGAAGTGTGGCTGATCGTCGCCGCCGGCGCGATGTTCGCCGCGTTCCCCGGCTGGTACGCGTCGCTGTTCTCGGCCGCGTATCTCCCGCTCCTGCTGGTCCTGCTCGCGCTCATCGGCCGCGGCGTGGCCTTCGACTACCGCGGCAAGGTCGATTCCGATCGCTGGCGCCGCAACTGGGACCGCGTCATCGGGATCGGCTCGTGGATCCCGCCGTTCGGCGTCGGTCTGCTCCTCGCGACCACCGTCCTCGGCCTGCCGCTCGACGCCGACGGCGACCGGGTCGGCGGCGCGTTCGCCGCCGTCCGCCTGGAAACGCTGCTCGGCGCGGTCGCGGTCGTCGGGTTCTCGCTGGTCCACGGCGCCGCCTTCCTCGCGCTCAAGACCGAAGGCGGCCTCCGCCGCCGGGCGCGGAACCTGGCCACCCGCCTGCTCCCGGTCGCGCTGCTGCCGTTGCTCGCGTTCCTCGTTCTCGTGCAACTGCGCTCGGGTGATTTGGGGACGCTGCTCCTCATCGGTGTCGCCGTTCTCGCCGCGGTCCTCGCGTGGTTCAAGATCCACAGCGGCCGTGAAGGGCAGGCGTTCGCCGCGCTCGGCGGGGTCATCGCGGCTTCCGCCGCCGCGATCTTCCTGGCGCTGTACCCGAACGTCCTTCCGTCCACGGTGGACTCGGCGAACACGTTGACGATCGCGGGCGAGGCGTCGAGCCCGTACACGTTGACCGTGATGACCTGGGCCGCGGTGTTCGGCGCGCCCGCCGTCCTGATCTACCAGAGCTGGACGTACTGGGTGTTCCGCAAGCGCATCGGCACCCGGCACATCCCACCGGTGCACCTGCCATGA